One part of the Phragmites australis chromosome 3, lpPhrAust1.1, whole genome shotgun sequence genome encodes these proteins:
- the LOC133913529 gene encoding indole-3-glycerol phosphate lyase, chloroplastic-like, with amino-acid sequence MAFALKTASPSLSSSPAVQSSPLPRRAAAVAPVPERRRAVAAVRAVAVASSAPAPAKPAGKRCLPVSQTLSRLRAKGKTAFIPYITAGDPDLTTTAEALRLLDACGADVIELGMPFSDPSADGPIIQASTARALAGGVTPDGVLEMLKEVTPELSCPVVLYSYFNPIVRRGIAEFAAAVKEAGVHGLIVPDLPYVPTCALRSEAMKNSLELVLLTTPATPAERMKEITKASEGFVYLVSVNGVTGPRANVNSRVQSLIQEVKQATDKPVAVGFGISKPEHVKQIAEWGADGVIIGSAMVRQLGEASSPEEGLRKLENYAGSIKNALP; translated from the exons ATGGCTTTCGCTCTCAAGACAGCATCTCCGTCCCTGTCGTCTTCCCCGGCGGTTCAGTCGTCGCCGCTCCCGAGGCGGGctgcggcggtggcgccggtgCCGGAGCGGAGGAGGGCTGTGGCTGCCGTCAGGGCGGTTGCGGTGGCTTCGTCAGCCCCGGCGCCGGCCAAGCCCGCCGGCAAGCGATGCCTGCCTGTGTCGCAGACATTGTCCAGGCTCAGGGCGAAGGGCAAG ACGGCGTTCATCCCGTACATCACCGCCGGCGACCCCGACCTGACGACGACGGCGGAGGCGCTGCGGCTCCTGGACGCCTGCGGCGCCGACGTCATCGAGCTCGGCATGCCCTTCTCCGACCCCAGCGCCGACGGGCCGATCATCCAG GCTTCGACGGCGCGGGCGCTGGCGGGCGGCGTGACCCCGGACGGCGTGCTGGAGATGCTCAAGGAGGTGACCCCGGAGCTGTCCTGCCCGGTGGTGCTCTACTCCTACTTCAACCCCATCGTGCGGCGAGGGATCGCCGAATTCGCCGCCGCCGTCAAAGAAGCCGGCGTACACGGTCTTATAGTGCCTGATCTCCCTTATGTGCCCACGTGTGCTCTCAGGAGTGAAGCCATGAAGAACAGCCTCGAGCTG GTACTGCTGACAACACCAGCTACACCAGCAGAGAGGATGAAGGAGATCACGAAAGCTTCAGAAGGATTTGTTTATCTGGTGAGCGTCAATGGAGTTACGGGCCCCCGCGCAAACGTGAACTCGCGTGTTCAGTCTCTGATTCAGGAGGTTAAACAG GCCACTGACAAACCTGTGGCTGTTGGCTTTGGCATATCCAAACCTGAGCATGTAAAGCAG ATTGCAGAGTGGGGTGCAGATGGGGTGATCATTGGTAGTGCCATGGTGAGGCAGTTAGGTGAAGCATCTTCTCCCGAAGAAGGCTTGAGAAAGCTAGAGAACTATGCCGGGAGCATAAAGAATGCACTGCCATGA